A segment of the Chitinophagaceae bacterium genome:
CAGATCAAAGCCTTCTACTATGCAACCGCCGGGAAAACGTACAAAGCCGGGTTTCATATCGGCCAGCATCTGAATCATATCAGCACGCATACCGCCGGGTCTGCCTTTCCAAGTATCGGACGGAAACAGTGAAACTATATCCATATCAATTGTTCCTGTTCCTTCAAACCAAATTCTGAACTGACCTTTTAATTCTGTTTCTGTTGCACTAAAACTTACTGCCTGTTTTTTCCAGTTATTTGCTGTTGATGCAACTTCTGTTACTATTGAACCTATGATTTCATTTTTTGCATTCAGTAATTCAAGATGAATTTTTATTCCGCTCACCGATGTACGATACAATACAGAAAAATCATAACGCAGATCCTTTTTAATGCCCATTCCACGAAAACCCTCATTCGTCATACTCAGGTTTCCCTTTACTGCATTATTTAACAGTACCCGCAGAAATCTGGGATTGGAAATATTGTCAGGCCTGTTCTGAACCGTTACTGCACCTTCAACAAATGGTTTCTGTTCCACTTTCCAGCCCATCAATGGTTTAAAAATTCAAAGGATCGGTTCTTGATCAGTTCTGCATAAATACCTCCATCTGCACCGAGGTTAATATCTTCAAAAAACACCCCCCACATGGTGGGCTGAACATCGGCAACCGGTTGATTTGCTTTTACAGTCAATACTCTTTTTGGTTGACCAAAAGAAGAAACAACAAGCATCATTAGTGCAGTAATGGCAAGAAAAGACTTATTCAGTTTCATAAAACGACTCAATTTATTTAAGTTTTGCTGTTTGGTTATCCTGTAGAATCCTGTATGGAATACCATCTTCATTCCCTTATTTTTTCTTTCCCCAGATGGCTGTTCCCTGGTTATTTAAACCTGAAAAGATAATTGTGTTCTTTTTATTTTCCCAATCTCTTCCCTTCTGCACAAATACTTTGTCTGTAAAACCATTTGCCCATTTCAGTTCAAGCCAGGGAGCATTGTAGGTCCATGTATTGGAACTGCTTCCATTCAATGTTCCGTTTGCAGCAATGGTTAAGTTAACAGAGTTTTGGAAATCAGGTGACGTTTGTTCTGCAGAATAGCCCGGCACAATATTGTACCCCAAAACGATCTGTTCCCAATCGCCCAAAATATCTGTTTGTGAAATCAATGAATCTTTTTCCCAGGCATAACGTTCAGGCGAAGCAACGGGCCACCCATCTGCTGTCCAGAATAATTTACGCACATGCAGATTCATATAATAACTGTCAGCTCCCGGTCTTCCCTGGTGGGCAATAAAATACTGCCCGTTACCATCACTGAAAGCTGTGGAATGTGCCACACCCTGCCAGCCGCTGTGGCCTGAAAATTTATAGGGTGCAATAATCATTGGGCCATGATCAATATTTGTATTGGCATCAGTTCCATTAAAATCATAAAAAGATCCATCGGGTTTATCACTTTTCATTACACGCACATTATATTTTGTTTGTAACCAGTCATAAGCTATAAACAAAAAATATTTGTTGAGCTGTGAGTTATAGATGAGATCAGCACCTTCAATATTTCCATTATATTTTCCGGCAGTAAAACCTCTGTTAGCAATACGTTTCCCTTTGTCGCCGGCACTGGAAGCAAAACCTGTTGCAGGATCTAACTTCAACGAATAAATCCCATCCCATGCCGAGCCATACACCATCCAGTGTTCGCCACCAGGTGTAACAACAACAGAAGGATCAATTGCATTTGTCTGTACGCTGTTATCATTTTTAGATGTTACCACCAGCCCTTTTTCTGTCCATGGGCCTTCAGGTGAAGTGGATGTTGCCAATCCAATAACACTCAATCTTGGCAATGAACAGGATAAAGAATAATAAAGACGGAACTCACTGCCAGCTTTCACAATGCAGGGTGCCCATAATGAATTAAACGCTGTGCCTCCACCCTGTGTAATAAAACCTGATCCAAGTGTTGGTAAGCCGTTGAATACCCAGCCAACATAACTCCATTCTACGAGGTCTTTTGATTTTCTGATCTGTAAGCCTGCTCTTACATCAATACCATATCCAACATCGGTACTGTAAGAATAATAGTAGTCATTTACTTTAATGATTGCCGGATCGTGTACATTATACGAACCCCATTTAAGATAATTGGCAAAAGGAGCCAGCGCAGCATACGTATCGTTAATTGAATTGATATCAAATGCAGGAACTACAGGCGGCACATACGGAGGATCTTCTCCGGCACTCTTGTTTTTTTTGCAGGAAGAGATTGATGCTGCCAGTACAAGTAAAAAAAATATTTTATTGACGACTTGTTTCCAAAGTGCTTATTTAAGCGTTAATACAACTACTGAAAAAGGAGGCAACTGTACCTGCAGTAAATCAGCAGAAAGTTTTGCTTCTTTGAAAGCAGCCGGTTGAATTTTATTTGACTGATCAAAAGAATTAAAATCCTGCAATTTTTTTGAAGTAAGAATCCTTCCTGAAACAGAACTGTATTTTGCACCACGTATATTAATACTGATGCTTTGTGATTTAGAAGCATCAATATTCACCAGTGAAATATGAGTTACACCATCTTTGTCTTTTGATGCAGAAACAGAAACTGCAGGTAATTTTTCATTACCCAGTACATAATCATTTGTTATAAGAGTTACAGGAAGCATGGTTGCGTCCTGGTGTACATTGTACATTTCCAGCACATGATATGTAGGTGTTATAATCATTTTTTCTTTACTGGTAAGAATCACGGCCTGTAATACGTTTACTGTCTGTGCAAGGTTGGCCATTCTTACCCGATCGCAATGATTGTGAAAAACATTTAATGTAACACCTGCAATCATTGCATCACGCATTGTATTTTGCTGATACAGGAATCCGGGATTGGTTCCTTTTTCCACTTCATACCATCC
Coding sequences within it:
- a CDS encoding arabinan endo-1,5-alpha-L-arabinosidase, translated to MFFLLVLAASISSCKKNKSAGEDPPYVPPVVPAFDINSINDTYAALAPFANYLKWGSYNVHDPAIIKVNDYYYSYSTDVGYGIDVRAGLQIRKSKDLVEWSYVGWVFNGLPTLGSGFITQGGGTAFNSLWAPCIVKAGSEFRLYYSLSCSLPRLSVIGLATSTSPEGPWTEKGLVVTSKNDNSVQTNAIDPSVVVTPGGEHWMVYGSAWDGIYSLKLDPATGFASSAGDKGKRIANRGFTAGKYNGNIEGADLIYNSQLNKYFLFIAYDWLQTKYNVRVMKSDKPDGSFYDFNGTDANTNIDHGPMIIAPYKFSGHSGWQGVAHSTAFSDGNGQYFIAHQGRPGADSYYMNLHVRKLFWTADGWPVASPERYAWEKDSLISQTDILGDWEQIVLGYNIVPGYSAEQTSPDFQNSVNLTIAANGTLNGSSSNTWTYNAPWLELKWANGFTDKVFVQKGRDWENKKNTIIFSGLNNQGTAIWGKKK